The following are from one region of the Acidobacteriota bacterium genome:
- a CDS encoding mechanosensitive ion channel domain-containing protein, with translation MQVPVPEQFSQYMPLVVQIATALAIFIVGWIASKWARALAMRVMRKSNVDEALARFLGAIVQYAVLAAAVITSLAKVGVETTSLVALLASAGLAVGLALQGTLGHFASGVMVLFFRPFDLGHRITAGGHTGAVNDIGLFATTLVTPDNEKIIIPNGEITGGSIVNFSERGKLRANISIGVAYGTDVDRAMAVMIRACQSCDKVLDDPAPSVAFDGFGASSLDFLVRPWSLPDDFPGMHHQVRLALNRELEAAGIEIPFDQMVLHKVD, from the coding sequence ATGCAAGTACCGGTTCCGGAGCAGTTTTCGCAGTACATGCCCTTGGTGGTGCAGATCGCCACCGCTCTGGCGATTTTCATCGTCGGCTGGATCGCTTCGAAGTGGGCCCGGGCGCTCGCCATGCGGGTCATGCGCAAGAGCAACGTGGACGAAGCGCTGGCCCGTTTTCTCGGTGCCATCGTCCAGTACGCCGTCCTCGCTGCGGCGGTGATCACTTCCCTCGCCAAGGTGGGAGTGGAAACCACCAGCCTGGTGGCCCTCTTGGCCTCCGCCGGCCTGGCCGTCGGTCTCGCCCTCCAGGGCACCCTCGGACACTTCGCGTCGGGCGTGATGGTGCTGTTCTTCCGGCCCTTCGATCTCGGCCATCGCATCACCGCCGGCGGCCACACCGGGGCGGTCAACGACATCGGCCTGTTCGCCACCACCCTGGTGACTCCCGACAACGAGAAGATCATCATCCCCAACGGCGAGATCACCGGTGGCAGCATCGTCAACTTCTCCGAGCGGGGCAAGCTGCGCGCCAATATCTCGATCGGCGTCGCCTACGGCACCGATGTCGACCGCGCCATGGCGGTCATGATCAGGGCCTGCCAGAGCTGCGACAAGGTGCTCGACGATCCTGCGCCGTCGGTGGCCTTCGATGGCTTCGGTGCTTCGTCCCTCGACTTCCTGGTGCGTCCCTGGAGCTTGCCGGACGACTTCCCGGGAATGCACCACCAGGTGCGGCTGGCCCTCAACCGCGAGCTCGAGGCCGCCGGTATCGAGATTCCCTTCGATCAGATGGTGCTCCACAAGGTCGACTGA
- a CDS encoding MMPL family transporter produces the protein MKRSLPRTLSFWAIDHPRWVIVAFCLLLALAAPGLTRLELRLDGRALVPSDAPALLADQRIQQIFGVRDPLVVVIDTGRAGGILSADRLRAVRELNGALAGLEGLGWGALSSLVTEPRDRVDSIDASPFLSPLPESAADLTELERDIAAAAILTGTLVSVDGASTATLVKVPGGVDRQRLVTAVQNVLAEVELPAGTQAFLVGAPAAEVLLGRHVLADLQRLLPLALLLMALVLGWFFRRPWAVALAFAEVLGCLIFTFGLLGWSGQPIYLTTAILPVVLTTLALTDEIHLLAVGQRIARRRPAVAGRCLARAVVAELARPVALTSLTTALAFLSFLASDLPPVRSFGSWAAVGVLFCLLWSLTVTPVLMRLLGPRRWVAPGDGWHFAGWRLRGRWPLVAALALLVLVAGALRLEVQDGWVSGFARGSDFRRSVERFNEQFYGAHRLQLRLELPATGGEAQDAKPFWDPEVLAAVERFERGLRSLPAVGGVLGPYGHLAAVTHLARGRPAGPRAPPDDAEYIRRMWRRIELGRGPDRRREIVDDDYRQGLVTVFLGDANYRDTAAVLGRVDELAERDLKPLGGRVEIGGDVAVSQAMIAAIVGGQLKSLALAGLGILLLLTWSAGSLGRALRALLPVSLAALVSLGVMGWCGIPMGVATSMFLALSLGVGVDFSVHFMARERAHGSRQAARAAIAPAVLLDALALGLGFGLLGLSQVPANSRLGLLVALAMVTAAGVTLVGFRGEEKRRLP, from the coding sequence TTGAAACGATCCTTGCCGCGGACGCTGTCCTTCTGGGCCATCGATCATCCGCGGTGGGTGATCGTTGCGTTCTGCCTGCTCCTGGCCCTGGCGGCCCCCGGGCTGACGCGTCTCGAGCTGCGCCTCGATGGCCGCGCTCTGGTGCCGTCCGATGCGCCGGCTTTGCTCGCTGACCAGCGAATTCAGCAGATCTTCGGAGTCCGCGACCCGCTGGTGGTGGTGATCGACACCGGACGCGCCGGGGGCATTCTGTCGGCGGACCGGCTGCGGGCGGTGCGCGAGCTGAACGGCGCCCTGGCCGGCCTCGAAGGGCTCGGTTGGGGCGCGCTCTCGAGCCTGGTGACGGAGCCGCGGGATCGGGTGGACTCGATCGACGCCTCGCCCTTCCTCTCGCCGTTGCCGGAGAGCGCCGCCGACCTCACCGAGCTCGAGCGGGACATCGCGGCCGCGGCGATTCTCACCGGGACCTTGGTCTCGGTCGATGGCGCCAGTACCGCAACCCTCGTCAAGGTTCCCGGTGGGGTCGATCGGCAGAGACTGGTCACGGCGGTGCAGAACGTCCTCGCCGAGGTCGAGCTGCCGGCGGGGACGCAGGCATTCCTGGTCGGGGCGCCGGCCGCGGAGGTCCTGCTCGGGCGCCATGTGCTAGCCGATCTGCAGCGCCTTCTGCCCCTCGCCCTGCTGCTGATGGCGCTGGTTCTGGGATGGTTCTTTCGTCGCCCCTGGGCCGTCGCCCTGGCCTTCGCCGAGGTCCTGGGCTGCCTGATCTTCACCTTCGGTTTGCTCGGCTGGAGCGGCCAGCCGATCTACCTCACGACGGCGATCCTGCCGGTGGTGCTGACCACCCTCGCCCTCACCGACGAGATCCATCTGTTGGCCGTCGGGCAGCGCATCGCCCGCCGCCGGCCGGCCGTCGCCGGTCGCTGTCTCGCCCGCGCCGTGGTGGCGGAGCTCGCCCGTCCGGTGGCGCTCACTTCATTGACCACGGCGTTGGCCTTTCTGTCGTTTCTGGCTTCGGACCTGCCGCCGGTGCGCAGCTTCGGCTCATGGGCCGCCGTCGGCGTGCTGTTCTGTCTCCTCTGGTCCCTTACGGTGACCCCGGTGTTGATGCGCCTGCTCGGCCCTCGCCGTTGGGTGGCGCCGGGAGATGGGTGGCACTTCGCCGGCTGGCGGCTGCGGGGACGCTGGCCGCTGGTAGCCGCCTTGGCGTTGCTGGTGCTGGTCGCCGGCGCTCTGCGGCTCGAGGTTCAAGACGGCTGGGTCAGTGGATTCGCCCGCGGTAGCGACTTCCGCCGCTCAGTGGAGCGCTTCAACGAGCAGTTCTATGGCGCCCATCGGTTGCAGCTTCGACTCGAGCTGCCGGCCACCGGCGGGGAAGCGCAGGACGCCAAGCCCTTCTGGGACCCCGAGGTGCTCGCCGCCGTCGAGCGCTTCGAGCGCGGACTGCGCTCCTTGCCGGCCGTGGGGGGTGTCCTCGGGCCCTACGGTCATCTCGCGGCGGTGACCCATCTCGCCCGCGGTCGGCCCGCCGGGCCGCGGGCACCTCCCGACGACGCCGAATACATCCGCCGCATGTGGCGGCGGATCGAGCTCGGCCGAGGTCCGGATCGGCGCCGCGAGATCGTCGACGACGACTATCGGCAGGGCTTGGTGACGGTGTTTCTCGGCGACGCCAACTACCGCGACACGGCGGCGGTGCTCGGCCGGGTCGACGAGCTCGCCGAGCGCGATCTGAAGCCCCTCGGTGGTCGCGTCGAGATCGGCGGCGACGTCGCCGTCAGTCAGGCGATGATCGCCGCCATCGTCGGGGGTCAGCTGAAGTCTCTGGCGCTGGCAGGGCTGGGAATCCTGCTCCTGCTGACCTGGTCGGCGGGAAGCCTTGGGCGGGCCCTGCGGGCCCTCTTGCCGGTTTCCTTGGCGGCGCTGGTCAGTCTCGGCGTGATGGGCTGGTGCGGCATCCCGATGGGCGTGGCGACCTCCATGTTCTTGGCCCTCAGCCTGGGGGTCGGAGTCGATTTTTCGGTCCATTTTATGGCGCGTGAGCGGGCCCACGGCAGTCGGCAGGCGGCGCGGGCCGCTATCGCTCCGGCGGTGCTGCTGGACGCCTTGGCTCTGGGGCTCGGCTTCGGACTGCTGGGCCTCTCGCAAGTGCCCGCCAACTCCCGCCTCGGCCTGCTGGTGGCCCTCGCCATGGTGACCGCCGCCGGGGTGACCCTGGTCGGCTTCCGTGGAGAGGAAAAAAGGCGTCTGCCATAA
- a CDS encoding 6-bladed beta-propeller, whose protein sequence is MTVLGALALILVAAGPSWAEKEPPATFLYKWGEPGNGTGQFRGVRGIVAFDRTASDRILVVVADTGRDLVRAFTSDMMFIDKWGVRGTEPGQFAEPRGVAIDHQGKLLVVDAANHRIQKTEVGTSTFLEKPGETLLVFGKRGSGEGEFEMPTGVAVTPANEILVVDTENHRLQIFDERGEFLRSIGKKGTGPGEFRRPTYAALDSAGNIFVSDTDNNRIQKLDAKGNFVAQIGSIGNQLGRVAEPKGIALDAAGNLWVVDRRNHRVQKFDAEGNSQGVFGKQGGRAGEFNYPEDISIDSKGRLYVTDGMNGRIQVFRPN, encoded by the coding sequence ATGACGGTTCTCGGAGCGCTGGCCCTGATCTTGGTGGCCGCCGGGCCGTCCTGGGCCGAGAAAGAGCCGCCGGCGACCTTCCTCTACAAATGGGGCGAGCCGGGCAACGGCACCGGTCAGTTCCGCGGCGTGCGCGGCATCGTGGCCTTCGATCGCACGGCCAGCGACCGCATTCTGGTGGTGGTGGCCGACACCGGCCGTGATCTGGTGCGTGCCTTCACCTCGGACATGATGTTCATCGACAAGTGGGGCGTGCGCGGCACGGAGCCGGGGCAGTTCGCCGAGCCACGAGGGGTGGCGATCGACCATCAGGGCAAGCTACTGGTGGTCGATGCGGCCAATCACCGCATCCAGAAGACCGAGGTCGGCACCTCCACCTTTCTCGAGAAGCCGGGAGAGACGTTGCTGGTGTTCGGCAAGCGCGGCAGCGGCGAGGGCGAGTTCGAGATGCCCACCGGGGTGGCGGTCACGCCGGCCAACGAAATCCTGGTGGTCGATACCGAGAACCACCGACTGCAGATCTTCGACGAGCGCGGCGAGTTCCTGCGCAGCATCGGCAAGAAGGGAACCGGACCCGGAGAGTTTCGGCGCCCGACCTATGCCGCCCTCGACTCGGCGGGCAACATCTTCGTCTCGGATACCGACAACAACCGCATCCAGAAGCTCGATGCCAAGGGCAATTTCGTGGCTCAGATCGGCAGCATCGGCAACCAGCTCGGCCGGGTCGCCGAGCCCAAGGGCATCGCCCTCGATGCCGCCGGCAACCTGTGGGTGGTGGATCGTCGCAACCACCGGGTGCAGAAGTTCGATGCCGAGGGCAACTCCCAGGGGGTGTTCGGCAAGCAGGGCGGGCGCGCCGGCGAGTTCAACTATCCCGAAGACATCAGCATCGACTCGAAGGGCCGGCTCTATGTCACCGACGGCATGAACGGTCGGATCCAGGTCTTCCGCCCCAACTGA
- a CDS encoding choice-of-anchor Q domain-containing protein, producing the protein MRALVSVCLLLCSVGSLQAGEILVPAECDAPEKCSLAAAIARSNQSPGRDVLVLEADAVYRLESSDHQNEGGNGLPAITDDLVIEGRGARLERLADDDQPFRLLRVAASGRLELRHLVLTGGATPRGFDGAAIWNVGELVVDSCVIEDNQSGDDGGGIRNDGTLVLRDSLLRRNSARWRGGVGGGLQNAEQFGPARVRIERTTFADNDAWASGGGLWLEGSVTIESSTISGNRAGNRGGGIQNYGELEIYGSTVTDNQAHVTGGGLFTFGSVVLGNSILANNQAMISAECKGSLRSAGHNLLGKKLFECTLQGEARGDLLETRASLGPLREVDGQLVHLPRAGSPALDAGSPAPPGSGDGACSVRDQRGKRRGGAAGRCDIGAVELLPAAEVGR; encoded by the coding sequence ATGAGGGCTCTGGTCTCTGTCTGTCTCCTCCTGTGCTCGGTGGGGTCCCTTCAGGCTGGTGAGATTCTCGTACCGGCCGAGTGCGATGCGCCCGAGAAGTGCTCGCTGGCGGCGGCGATCGCGCGCAGCAATCAGTCCCCCGGACGCGACGTGCTGGTTCTCGAAGCCGATGCGGTGTACCGCCTCGAGAGCTCCGACCACCAGAACGAAGGCGGCAACGGGTTGCCGGCGATCACCGACGACCTGGTGATCGAGGGCCGGGGTGCCCGCCTCGAACGGTTGGCCGACGATGACCAGCCCTTTCGCCTGCTGCGAGTGGCGGCCTCCGGGCGGCTGGAGCTGCGGCACTTGGTGCTGACCGGCGGCGCGACGCCGCGCGGCTTCGATGGTGCCGCCATCTGGAACGTCGGCGAGCTGGTGGTCGACTCCTGCGTCATCGAAGACAACCAGTCCGGCGATGACGGCGGCGGCATTCGCAATGACGGCACCCTGGTGCTGCGGGACTCGCTGTTGCGGCGCAACTCGGCGCGCTGGCGCGGTGGGGTGGGGGGAGGCCTGCAGAATGCCGAGCAGTTCGGTCCGGCAAGGGTCCGGATCGAGCGCACCACCTTCGCCGACAACGATGCCTGGGCCTCCGGCGGTGGCCTGTGGCTCGAGGGTTCGGTGACCATCGAAAGCTCGACCATCAGCGGCAACCGGGCCGGCAACCGCGGCGGCGGAATCCAGAATTATGGCGAGCTCGAGATCTATGGCTCGACGGTGACCGACAACCAGGCCCACGTCACCGGAGGTGGCTTGTTCACCTTCGGTTCGGTGGTCCTCGGCAACAGCATCCTGGCCAACAACCAGGCGATGATCTCGGCCGAATGCAAGGGCTCGCTGCGCTCCGCAGGCCACAACCTGCTGGGCAAGAAACTCTTCGAGTGCACCCTCCAGGGCGAGGCCCGGGGCGACTTGCTCGAAACCCGCGCCAGCCTCGGACCCTTGCGTGAGGTCGACGGCCAGCTGGTCCATTTGCCACGCGCCGGCAGCCCGGCCCTCGATGCCGGCAGCCCGGCGCCGCCCGGTAGCGGTGACGGTGCCTGCTCGGTGCGCGACCAGCGCGGCAAGCGTCGTGGCGGCGCCGCCGGGCGCTGCGACATCGGGGCCGTCGAGCTGCTTCCGGCTGCGGAGGTCGGCCGTTGA
- a CDS encoding DUF6265 family protein gives MRAILMLGTLVSALALAVPQAAGGEAADGAEEAVSIDRLSFMAGCWEGDLGGGASIRETFTAPKGGAMFGNSQVVAGGATQFFEFIRVEQTADGIAYRPYPASKETVAFPLARSSATEAVFENPEHDYPQRVSYRLIDDDQLVAQIEKTDGTKVQNFRMTAVPCGGEEHRSALVKGGS, from the coding sequence ATGAGAGCGATTCTGATGCTCGGAACGCTGGTGTCGGCGCTGGCGCTGGCCGTTCCGCAGGCGGCCGGTGGCGAGGCGGCGGACGGTGCGGAGGAGGCGGTTTCGATCGACCGCTTGTCCTTCATGGCCGGTTGCTGGGAAGGCGATCTCGGGGGCGGCGCTTCGATCCGCGAGACCTTCACCGCCCCCAAGGGCGGTGCCATGTTCGGCAACAGCCAGGTTGTGGCCGGCGGCGCGACCCAGTTCTTCGAGTTCATTCGGGTCGAGCAGACGGCCGACGGCATCGCCTACCGCCCCTACCCGGCGAGCAAGGAGACGGTGGCCTTCCCGCTGGCTCGGTCCTCGGCGACGGAGGCGGTGTTCGAGAATCCGGAGCACGACTATCCGCAGCGGGTTTCCTACCGCTTGATCGACGACGATCAACTGGTGGCCCAGATCGAAAAGACCGACGGCACCAAAGTGCAGAACTTCCGCATGACGGCGGTTCCCTGCGGCGGTGAGGAGCATCGCTCGGCCCTCGTCAAAGGTGGTTCCTGA
- a CDS encoding tetratricopeptide repeat protein produces MKELSPPRWRLAEKIFEEAVALSPGERAAFLDRSLADDADLRRVVEELLAVDPGDDSTHRRVDEMPVFDRYRVESFLGSGGMGRVYLCRRRDEGLAQRLAVKVLRDGGRADSLLRECRILSRLAHPNIARFLDAGTTGAGQPYVAMEYVEGLPLTEFCDTRRLPIAERLKLFRRVCQAVEHAHQQLIVHRDLKPSNILVTDEGEPRLLDFGIAKYLAAEAGDETTQRFLTPGYASPEVLQGGEATRVSDVYSLGVVLCELLYGHRPTGDSSSVEPVAGAAHLRRSTPRRLRIELSGDLERIVQTSLVDDPVERYDSVAALDRDLGRYLQGLPIAARGPTLVYRLGKLVQRRRWATAALLLAGLASLVAMGSLWRADRQVARAEQASQRVSDLLAGVLSFTDPYDNPDLARDGEGADLDRMLLFAAQQLRRDLADQPVLQARLLADLGDAAFHRGNLDEGLALLEESWRLARDVLGRSHPVTFDRLEAVILALFDAGRFAPAAQHLTRLEPMQTQPDHRLRRLDLEGRLLYYRGDFPGAEAAFRRAAQGFAGRGDRREALTVMNLAWALSLQRDLPAAEEQLERSRGLLAEAGLLGTPDEARWLYFLKVVRVRQGRAEEAVELMRRSLEIRRRTQGAFHPETVTAVATMGETLFRQGDFEGARRLLEEALAGDLRLRGEDHPEVAKDLQSLALVSWELGDLEQARAYSERALGQALKVWGPADRGTLSYHRTLAGLDLAAGRLGQAESRLVETIRRQAEVLGPEHRSTCHSRLYLAEVLMQQRGRLAEALEEAELAHRAIAAAVPPRHWLLGFARSAHGAVLSRAGCREQALEWLEEGHRTVLRERGERSRLTRAAAARLAAHHLRSESSPAGEGGKCAALAGMERSR; encoded by the coding sequence GTGAAAGAGCTTTCGCCACCACGTTGGCGACTGGCGGAGAAGATCTTCGAGGAGGCCGTGGCGTTGTCGCCGGGTGAGCGAGCGGCGTTTCTCGACCGGTCCCTCGCTGACGATGCCGATCTCCGCCGGGTGGTCGAGGAGCTTCTCGCCGTCGATCCTGGGGACGATTCGACCCACCGCCGCGTCGACGAAATGCCCGTCTTCGATCGCTATCGGGTCGAGAGCTTTCTCGGCAGTGGTGGCATGGGGCGGGTCTACCTCTGTCGCCGGCGTGACGAGGGGCTCGCTCAGCGGTTGGCGGTCAAGGTGCTCCGCGACGGGGGCCGCGCCGACAGCCTGTTGCGCGAGTGCCGCATCCTGTCGCGCCTCGCCCATCCCAATATCGCGCGCTTTCTCGATGCCGGAACCACCGGCGCCGGACAGCCCTACGTTGCCATGGAGTACGTCGAAGGTCTTCCCCTGACCGAGTTCTGCGACACCCGTCGCCTGCCGATCGCGGAGCGCTTGAAGCTCTTTCGAAGGGTCTGTCAGGCGGTGGAGCACGCTCATCAACAGCTCATCGTCCACCGCGATCTCAAGCCCTCGAACATTCTGGTGACGGACGAAGGCGAGCCGCGGCTGCTCGACTTCGGCATCGCCAAGTATCTGGCGGCGGAGGCCGGGGACGAGACCACACAGCGTTTTCTGACGCCGGGCTACGCCAGTCCGGAGGTTCTTCAGGGCGGGGAGGCCACGCGAGTCTCGGACGTCTATTCCCTGGGGGTCGTGCTCTGCGAGCTGCTCTACGGTCACCGTCCGACGGGCGATTCGAGCTCTGTCGAGCCGGTTGCAGGAGCGGCCCACCTGCGTCGTTCCACACCCCGACGATTGCGGATCGAGCTGAGCGGGGATCTCGAGCGCATCGTGCAGACCAGCCTGGTCGACGATCCGGTCGAGCGCTACGACTCCGTGGCGGCCCTCGATCGCGATCTCGGACGTTATCTCCAGGGGTTGCCGATTGCGGCGCGCGGGCCGACGTTGGTCTATCGCCTCGGCAAGCTCGTCCAGCGGCGTCGCTGGGCGACGGCGGCGCTGTTGCTCGCTGGGCTCGCTTCGCTGGTGGCGATGGGCTCCCTTTGGCGGGCCGATCGTCAGGTGGCGCGAGCCGAGCAGGCGTCCCAGCGGGTGTCCGATCTGCTGGCCGGTGTCCTGAGCTTCACCGACCCCTACGACAATCCCGACCTGGCGCGGGACGGTGAGGGCGCCGATCTCGACCGCATGCTGCTCTTTGCCGCCCAGCAGCTGCGGCGCGACCTCGCCGATCAACCGGTCCTGCAGGCCCGTCTGTTGGCGGACCTCGGCGATGCCGCCTTCCATCGCGGCAACTTGGACGAAGGCTTGGCCCTGCTCGAGGAGAGCTGGCGTCTGGCGCGGGATGTCCTCGGTCGGAGCCATCCGGTGACCTTCGATCGCCTCGAGGCGGTCATCCTGGCGCTCTTCGATGCCGGCCGCTTCGCTCCTGCAGCGCAGCACCTCACCCGGCTGGAGCCGATGCAAACCCAGCCCGATCACCGTCTCCGCCGGCTCGATCTCGAGGGCCGCTTGCTCTACTACCGGGGGGATTTTCCCGGGGCCGAGGCGGCCTTTCGGCGCGCTGCCCAAGGTTTCGCCGGTCGAGGGGATCGGCGCGAGGCGTTGACGGTGATGAATCTGGCCTGGGCGTTGAGCCTGCAGCGCGATCTGCCGGCCGCCGAGGAGCAGCTCGAGCGCTCGCGTGGGCTGTTGGCCGAGGCCGGCCTGCTCGGTACGCCGGACGAGGCTCGATGGCTCTACTTCCTGAAGGTCGTGCGGGTACGCCAAGGACGAGCCGAGGAAGCGGTCGAGCTGATGCGTCGCTCCCTCGAGATACGGCGGCGCACCCAAGGGGCGTTCCATCCCGAGACCGTCACCGCGGTCGCCACCATGGGAGAGACGCTCTTTCGGCAGGGCGACTTCGAGGGTGCTCGCCGGCTCCTCGAGGAGGCGCTGGCGGGAGATCTTCGACTGCGTGGCGAAGATCATCCGGAGGTCGCCAAGGACCTCCAGTCGCTCGCCTTGGTGAGTTGGGAGCTGGGCGACCTGGAGCAGGCTCGCGCCTACTCCGAGCGCGCCCTCGGGCAGGCCTTGAAGGTCTGGGGGCCAGCGGATCGCGGCACCCTGAGCTATCACCGGACCTTGGCGGGCCTCGATCTCGCCGCGGGTCGGCTGGGACAGGCCGAATCCCGGCTGGTCGAGACCATTCGCCGGCAGGCAGAGGTGCTCGGACCGGAGCATCGCTCCACCTGCCACAGCCGGCTCTACCTGGCCGAGGTGCTGATGCAGCAGCGCGGGCGCCTGGCCGAGGCCCTGGAGGAGGCGGAGCTCGCCCATCGCGCCATTGCGGCTGCCGTGCCGCCGCGCCACTGGCTGCTCGGGTTCGCGCGCAGCGCTCACGGAGCGGTACTGTCTCGCGCCGGTTGTCGAGAGCAGGCCCTGGAGTGGCTCGAGGAGGGCCATCGCACCGTGCTCCGGGAGCGCGGAGAGAGGTCCCGATTGACCCGTGCCGCCGCCGCCCGGCTGGCGGCACACCATCTCCGAAGTGAATCTTCACCGGCAGGCGAAGGCGGAAAATGTGCAGCTCTCGCAGGGATGGAGAGGAGTCGCTGA
- a CDS encoding ECF-type sigma factor gives MAGLQATADGEITALLAAWAAGHEQATDDLFERLYPELRRLARQRLLREPHTALQATELAHEVFLRLARQNRCHWHSREQFFALSSTLLRRVLVDRAKHRLRRKRGSGVALLSLDEVAAPGLLPPSHSLLDIDRALEELAEIRATAARVVELLIFAGLSLDETAHALNLGRSTVQRRWRFARSWLARRLS, from the coding sequence ATGGCCGGACTCCAAGCCACGGCGGATGGCGAGATCACGGCGCTCTTGGCCGCCTGGGCGGCGGGCCACGAGCAGGCGACGGATGATCTCTTCGAGCGCCTCTATCCGGAGCTGCGTCGATTGGCGCGACAACGGCTACTGCGGGAGCCCCACACGGCGCTGCAGGCGACCGAGCTGGCCCACGAGGTGTTTCTTCGTCTGGCCCGTCAGAACCGCTGCCACTGGCACAGCCGTGAGCAGTTCTTCGCCCTGTCGTCGACTCTTCTGCGACGAGTGCTGGTGGATCGAGCCAAGCATCGGCTGCGTCGCAAGCGTGGCTCCGGTGTCGCCCTGTTGTCCCTCGACGAGGTCGCGGCGCCGGGTCTGCTGCCGCCCTCCCACTCGCTCCTCGATATCGATCGCGCCCTCGAAGAGCTGGCCGAGATACGGGCGACGGCGGCGCGGGTGGTCGAGCTCCTGATCTTCGCCGGTCTGAGTCTCGACGAGACCGCCCATGCCCTCAACCTGGGGCGGTCGACGGTGCAGCGACGCTGGCGCTTCGCCCGCTCCTGGCTGGCTCGTCGCCTGTCGTGA
- a CDS encoding DUF1501 domain-containing protein, with protein MSRPTALNRRAFLKAGGVALVALGAGPNFLHRAALATAGPQPFHRRKTLVTIFQRGAMDGLMAVPPADDAALRRLRPRLAMSLARRAGEEGALDLGVGFGLHPALRPLETFWQDRRLAIVHAVGSPDATRSHFDAQDYMESGTPGRKGTPDGWLNRVAGQLGHDATPFRAVSLTTAMPRSLYGPEPALAVADLRRFRVDRRAADGSGQVASQGFEALYGETSQRLLQDTAQETFEAVDTLEKLDVSRYRPSRQARYPRSPLGRAMQQIAFLIKSDVGLEVAFAESGGWDTHVQQGTAQGSFARRARDLADSIAAFWTDLGTFRDDVTLMTMTEFGRTVAENGSGGTDHGHGSCLFVLGGEVDGGRVHGSFPGLDRDLLYEGRDLPVTTDFRAVFSEVAGHHLKIADRSALFPGWSGGGLSVFRRA; from the coding sequence ATGAGTCGACCCACCGCACTGAATCGCCGCGCCTTTCTGAAGGCTGGGGGAGTGGCCCTCGTCGCCCTCGGGGCCGGGCCGAATTTTCTCCATCGCGCCGCTCTGGCGACCGCCGGACCGCAGCCCTTCCACCGGCGCAAGACGCTGGTGACGATCTTCCAGCGCGGTGCCATGGACGGGTTGATGGCGGTGCCGCCGGCGGACGACGCGGCGTTGCGGCGGCTGCGCCCTCGCCTCGCCATGAGCCTGGCCCGGCGAGCCGGTGAGGAAGGGGCCCTCGACCTCGGCGTCGGCTTCGGGCTTCATCCCGCCCTCCGGCCCCTCGAGACCTTCTGGCAGGACCGTCGCTTGGCGATCGTCCATGCCGTCGGCTCGCCGGATGCGACGCGCTCCCACTTCGACGCCCAGGACTACATGGAGTCCGGCACTCCCGGTCGCAAAGGCACGCCCGATGGCTGGCTCAACCGGGTCGCTGGTCAGCTCGGTCACGACGCGACGCCGTTTCGCGCCGTCTCTTTGACCACCGCCATGCCGCGTTCCCTCTACGGCCCGGAACCGGCTCTGGCGGTCGCCGACCTGCGGCGCTTCCGGGTCGATCGTCGCGCGGCTGACGGCTCCGGTCAGGTCGCCAGTCAGGGATTCGAGGCCCTCTATGGCGAGACCTCCCAGCGACTGTTGCAGGACACCGCGCAGGAGACCTTCGAGGCCGTCGACACCCTCGAGAAGCTCGACGTCTCGCGCTACCGGCCGTCGCGCCAGGCGCGCTATCCGCGCAGCCCGTTGGGCCGGGCGATGCAGCAGATCGCCTTCCTGATCAAGTCCGACGTCGGTCTCGAGGTCGCCTTCGCCGAATCCGGCGGCTGGGACACCCACGTTCAGCAGGGCACCGCCCAGGGCTCCTTCGCCCGCCGGGCCCGCGACCTGGCGGACTCGATCGCCGCCTTCTGGACCGACCTGGGAACCTTCCGCGACGACGTCACTCTGATGACCATGACGGAGTTCGGGCGCACGGTGGCGGAGAACGGCTCCGGCGGCACTGATCACGGCCACGGCAGCTGCCTCTTCGTGCTCGGCGGTGAGGTCGATGGAGGCCGTGTCCACGGCAGCTTCCCGGGGCTCGATCGGGACCTGCTTTACGAGGGCCGGGACCTGCCGGTGACGACGGATTTTCGGGCGGTGTTCTCGGAGGTCGCCGGTCACCACCTGAAGATCGCCGACCGTTCCGCTCTCTTCCCCGGTTGGTCCGGGGGCGGTTTGTCCGTTTTTCGGCGAGCGTGA